A part of Deinococcus roseus genomic DNA contains:
- a CDS encoding PIG-L deacetylase family protein, which translates to MPTLLALYAHPDDEAFSGGVLAHYAKLGVDVHLICATRGESGKITDPELEHITDLGAQREQELRDSCAALGIHEPIFLGYHDSGRFERTQTENGSAFMHQDIFEVEAKLRPYIESLNPDVLLTFDPHGGYGHIDHLVIHRAVTALFYSSGTPKRLFYNVLPVSFAERMAQTGINQNLDPKVYGVSDATIAVKLDVSAVIEQKQASMKAHRSQMGANSRFAKMPPEYLEQMQESMKTEYFAVGGTRTPIPSFPLKGFFDGLGFDFD; encoded by the coding sequence ATGCCGACATTACTTGCACTGTATGCCCACCCGGACGACGAAGCTTTCTCAGGGGGTGTTCTGGCCCACTATGCAAAACTTGGGGTGGATGTGCACCTGATCTGCGCCACCCGTGGCGAATCGGGCAAGATCACCGACCCTGAACTGGAACACATCACCGATCTGGGCGCACAACGGGAACAGGAGTTGCGCGATTCCTGCGCTGCCCTGGGCATCCATGAACCCATCTTTCTGGGCTACCACGATTCAGGGCGTTTTGAGCGCACCCAGACCGAGAACGGCTCTGCTTTCATGCACCAGGACATTTTTGAGGTGGAAGCAAAACTCAGGCCTTACATTGAGTCCCTCAACCCTGACGTGCTGCTGACCTTTGACCCCCACGGTGGCTACGGGCACATTGACCATCTGGTGATTCACCGGGCAGTGACTGCACTGTTTTATTCTTCTGGCACCCCCAAACGCCTGTTCTACAACGTTCTGCCGGTGTCCTTTGCCGAGCGCATGGCCCAGACCGGCATCAACCAGAACCTGGACCCAAAAGTGTATGGCGTGAGTGATGCGACCATTGCCGTGAAACTCGATGTCAGTGCTGTCATAGAGCAGAAACAGGCTTCCATGAAAGCCCACCGCAGCCAGATGGGGGCCAACTCCCGCTTTGCCAAGATGCCCCCGGAGTACCTGGAGCAAATGCAGGAAAGCATGAAAACCGAGTATTTCGCTGTGGGTGGCACCCGCACCCCCATTCCCAGCTTTCCCCTCAAAGGTTTCTTTGATGGCCTGGGGTTTGATTTCGACTGA